The following are encoded together in the Adhaeribacter arboris genome:
- a CDS encoding NDR1/HIN1-like protein: MKRFLQITGILVGLLFIVGVVVYAFTPREKLLTYVVPEINNIRVTDVYLTNQKATMKVQFDATSKIVPVFIYRLKYDFRLYGQSITFGEQNLKQNSQTGKIQRITLPVSLQFKQTGNLVQQQIARQDSVEARFQVHCNLPLLGRRTFNVTRKLPIVLPVLSAPRITAVKTEDIGFRHQRLILTLAITNPNNFDFYLRDLKVNVQLKTYLAAAGSLPKDLRVKAQQVTSLSLPSATAIERVPADSLNQTSNLSGPYTLKANLVAEPVSEAVGIIRLNTTISDTIQSPKTK, from the coding sequence ATGAAACGATTTCTGCAAATAACGGGCATTTTGGTGGGTTTACTTTTCATAGTCGGAGTAGTGGTATATGCTTTTACTCCCCGCGAAAAACTACTCACCTACGTAGTTCCAGAAATAAATAACATTCGGGTAACTGATGTTTACCTTACCAACCAAAAAGCTACCATGAAGGTACAATTCGATGCTACTTCTAAAATAGTTCCGGTGTTTATCTATCGTCTAAAGTATGATTTCCGGCTTTACGGCCAAAGTATTACGTTTGGGGAGCAAAATTTAAAGCAAAATAGCCAAACCGGAAAAATCCAACGCATCACCCTGCCGGTAAGCCTTCAGTTTAAACAAACAGGCAATTTGGTGCAGCAACAGATAGCCCGCCAAGATTCGGTAGAAGCCCGGTTCCAGGTTCACTGCAACTTACCTTTACTGGGTCGCCGGACTTTTAACGTAACCAGAAAGTTACCGATTGTTCTACCCGTGCTATCGGCACCCCGAATTACGGCAGTAAAAACCGAGGACATTGGTTTTCGGCACCAGCGGCTAATTTTAACCTTGGCTATTACCAATCCAAATAATTTTGATTTTTACCTCCGCGATTTGAAAGTAAATGTGCAATTAAAAACCTATCTGGCCGCGGCCGGAAGTCTGCCGAAAGATTTACGGGTAAAAGCGCAGCAGGTAACTTCTCTTTCTCTGCCCTCCGCTACTGCAATCGAACGAGTACCGGCAGATTCTTTAAATCAAACAAGCAATTTATCGGGCCCTTACACGTTAAAAGCGAATCTGGTTGCCGAACCCGTGAGCGAAGCAGTGGGCATAATCCGCTTGAATACAACAATAAGTGACACCATACAATCGCCTAAAACCAAATAA
- a CDS encoding translocation/assembly module TamB domain-containing protein has translation MPLALVLLIVIALQIPGVQRFAAQKGASYLAKTLHTKVTIGGFTTDWRNSLVLKEFYLEDQKRDTLLYAGRLGVDINIFGLLKNQINVSSVKLDEATVHISSTMPDSATNYDFIIAAFAGDTTAAPVDTAAGTPWEYKVGTLQLNNIFFTMADEVGGNDIRTRIGFASANMDEFNPEKSLYHIGEVTLRNSYANITQSKVVPDTTTTDSTTLDIGLRKVNLENIKFNFNNKVAAQRIILDVKKSELAADKIDLKNARIDLKRFDLNNAYFAYFQDKNTSPDSLAINPAKTAAKIDSAAEATAGDTLNWVVTLGDLNVGNLNVDFGNYNTPEQKTGMDFNHLAFKNINLDLNDLYYSTDRITADLNQLTLQEKSGFRLNNFAANINVDSTRASLTNLDLQTGESHLRPSFALGYPSLTTIGEDINQLRIDADLENSIIGLQDVLYFAPTLAENPSFRKITNRSITLDGRLFGRLDNLNADKFRLQGLTGTAINLTGNLKQMLDFVNKGALDLRVNEFRTTRTDVLALLPPGTMPKDISLPSSIALSGGVRGTLKNLALNNLRVTAAGGTALAASGTIHNATDPDRLRMNLQIANFSTSRTALVNLLPKGTIPTTIRLPENLKLAGSFNGSLENFITNANIVTSFGNGRVEAQLQPGERFNATARLIRFNVGRLLKQEPTLGTVTATATAAGSGFSPEKMQADFTATVQEAFYNKYQYKDVNLKGNIDRNVYAVTGNMKDSNLAFNLDGNFDLRNEKVPVYRANLNIDNANLKALHFYATDFTLRGLISADLSGATPDEMKGTLGISNLLMRQNKRNYPIDTLQMQLNNAIGRTDIRLQSSILSGFFRGNNSLTDLPVALQKFIDGYFDIQEAPFTSPVNLQDFEFNFKLRRSRVIRAFVPDLKRLRPSTFAGSYASAGQNLRINANVPGLKYLSYNIDTARVNVNSDPNKISFAMNVMELADSSMQVRNIALTTDLQNNTLRTHAQISNNNGQARFALGGLLSTIAKGYRFSFAPDELIINSEKWTVAPDNYIQYQDNNIFARNVRLSYGNSSLSINSQGTNTVNAPLEVNFGNFDLGYISRSIQQSPDTLLVAGVLNGNVVLRDIMKALRFTSDASVTNLAYTGIPIGNITVQASNPETTRYNVNASLSGNGNNANVTGYYLAQDTTNALNLTATIGSINMAMVEGFSAGMLKRVSGNVGGNFTITGSTSKPVIRGAATFNNAAFTVAMYNSAYRLVNETISFNEEGIRFNNFTILDSLNNKAVISGAVYTPDYVYYRFDLTATTDDFLAINSNEKNYQLYYGKLILDSRTRIQGDINTPIINSDVTVVDGSRLTMVLPNEATEQSQEGIVQFVSMRRRQNQLVETEEDTTQDVAMSGFELAATINLTDKTLFTVIVDPITGDFLDVRGNTKLNFGIDPGAAWI, from the coding sequence GTGCCGCTGGCCCTGGTTCTCCTGATCGTTATTGCTCTCCAGATTCCGGGTGTACAGCGTTTTGCCGCTCAAAAAGGCGCTAGTTACCTGGCTAAAACTTTACATACCAAAGTAACTATCGGCGGTTTCACTACCGATTGGCGCAATAGTTTGGTTTTAAAAGAATTTTATCTCGAAGATCAAAAGCGCGATACACTGCTCTATGCCGGCCGGCTGGGAGTAGACATTAATATTTTCGGATTACTTAAAAACCAGATCAACGTTAGTTCGGTGAAGCTCGACGAAGCCACGGTGCACATTAGTTCTACCATGCCCGATAGCGCCACCAACTACGACTTTATTATCGCGGCTTTTGCCGGCGATACTACCGCCGCTCCCGTAGATACCGCCGCCGGTACGCCTTGGGAGTACAAAGTGGGTACCCTGCAACTGAACAATATTTTCTTTACCATGGCCGACGAAGTGGGTGGCAATGACATTCGCACCCGGATAGGCTTTGCTTCGGCAAACATGGACGAATTTAACCCCGAGAAATCGTTGTACCATATTGGGGAAGTAACGCTCCGCAACAGCTACGCCAACATTACCCAGAGCAAGGTTGTCCCCGATACCACCACTACCGATTCTACTACTTTAGATATTGGCCTCCGGAAAGTAAACCTCGAGAACATTAAATTTAATTTTAATAACAAGGTAGCCGCGCAACGGATTATTCTGGACGTAAAAAAATCGGAACTGGCTGCGGATAAAATTGACCTGAAAAATGCCCGGATCGATTTAAAACGCTTTGATCTGAATAATGCTTATTTTGCTTACTTCCAGGATAAAAATACCTCTCCCGACTCACTAGCGATTAACCCGGCCAAAACCGCGGCAAAAATTGACAGTGCCGCCGAAGCAACAGCCGGAGATACCTTAAACTGGGTAGTCACGCTCGGCGATTTAAACGTGGGTAATTTAAACGTTGATTTTGGCAATTATAACACGCCCGAACAAAAGACCGGCATGGACTTTAACCACCTGGCTTTTAAAAATATCAACCTCGATCTAAATGACCTGTATTACAGCACCGACCGAATTACTGCCGATTTAAACCAGTTAACCTTACAGGAAAAAAGCGGTTTCCGGTTAAATAATTTCGCGGCCAACATTAACGTCGATTCTACCCGTGCGTCTTTAACCAACCTGGACCTGCAAACCGGCGAAAGTCACTTACGCCCGAGCTTCGCTTTAGGGTATCCGTCTTTAACCACAATCGGGGAAGATATCAACCAACTGCGGATTGATGCCGACCTGGAAAACTCAATTATTGGCTTACAGGATGTGTTATATTTTGCTCCTACTCTGGCCGAAAATCCTTCTTTCCGGAAAATTACCAACCGCTCCATCACGTTGGATGGTCGCTTGTTTGGCCGTTTGGATAATTTAAATGCCGATAAATTCCGGCTGCAAGGCCTGACGGGCACGGCCATCAACCTGACCGGTAACCTGAAGCAAATGCTGGATTTCGTGAATAAAGGCGCTTTGGATTTACGCGTAAACGAATTTAGAACTACGCGCACCGATGTATTAGCCCTACTACCGCCCGGCACCATGCCGAAAGATATTTCTTTGCCCAGTAGTATTGCTCTTTCGGGAGGAGTACGAGGTACCCTAAAAAATCTTGCTCTGAACAATCTTCGGGTTACTGCTGCCGGGGGTACAGCTTTGGCGGCCAGCGGAACTATTCACAATGCCACTGATCCGGACCGGCTGCGGATGAATTTACAAATTGCGAACTTTTCTACCTCACGCACGGCCTTGGTGAATTTACTACCCAAAGGCACTATACCTACTACTATCCGATTACCGGAAAATCTAAAACTTGCTGGCAGCTTCAACGGCTCGCTCGAAAACTTTATTACCAATGCCAATATTGTTACCTCCTTTGGCAATGGCCGCGTAGAAGCGCAACTTCAACCCGGAGAACGCTTTAACGCTACTGCTCGCTTAATCCGGTTTAACGTTGGCCGTTTACTAAAACAAGAACCTACGCTGGGTACTGTTACGGCAACGGCTACAGCCGCCGGAAGTGGTTTCAGTCCGGAAAAAATGCAGGCCGATTTTACGGCTACCGTGCAGGAAGCTTTCTACAATAAATACCAATACAAAGATGTGAACCTGAAAGGCAACATCGACCGGAACGTGTACGCGGTAACCGGTAATATGAAAGATTCGAATTTAGCCTTTAATCTGGATGGAAATTTTGATTTACGCAACGAGAAAGTACCCGTTTACCGCGCTAACTTAAATATAGATAATGCTAATCTAAAGGCGCTGCATTTCTATGCTACCGATTTTACCTTACGCGGCTTAATAAGCGCCGATTTAAGTGGAGCAACGCCGGACGAAATGAAAGGAACCTTGGGTATTAGCAATTTACTGATGCGCCAGAACAAACGCAATTACCCGATTGATACCTTACAGATGCAGTTAAATAATGCCATTGGCCGTACCGATATCCGGTTGCAGTCGAGTATTCTTTCGGGTTTTTTCCGGGGTAACAACAGCTTAACCGATTTGCCGGTGGCCTTGCAGAAGTTTATCGATGGCTATTTCGATATTCAGGAAGCGCCTTTTACCTCGCCCGTCAACTTACAGGATTTTGAGTTTAACTTTAAGCTGCGGCGGTCGCGGGTTATCCGGGCCTTCGTACCGGATTTAAAACGGTTACGGCCCAGCACTTTCGCCGGCTCCTACGCCAGCGCTGGTCAAAATTTACGAATAAATGCCAACGTCCCCGGCCTGAAGTACCTGAGTTACAACATTGATACCGCCCGGGTAAATGTTAACAGCGACCCCAACAAAATTTCCTTTGCTATGAACGTAATGGAACTGGCGGATTCGTCGATGCAGGTGCGCAACATTGCTTTAACGACCGATTTACAAAATAACACGCTGCGCACGCACGCTCAGATTTCGAATAATAACGGTCAGGCGAGGTTTGCTTTAGGAGGATTACTTTCTACCATTGCCAAAGGTTACCGGTTTAGTTTTGCGCCCGACGAATTAATTATTAACAGCGAAAAATGGACCGTAGCGCCGGATAACTACATTCAATACCAGGACAACAATATTTTTGCCCGCAATGTGCGCCTATCCTACGGTAACAGTTCGCTGTCCATCAATAGCCAGGGCACCAATACCGTAAACGCTCCCTTGGAGGTTAATTTCGGAAATTTCGACTTAGGTTACATTTCGCGCTCCATCCAGCAAAGTCCGGATACTTTATTAGTGGCCGGGGTGCTGAACGGGAACGTAGTATTACGGGATATCATGAAAGCTTTACGCTTTACCTCCGATGCTTCGGTAACGAATTTAGCCTATACGGGTATTCCCATCGGCAATATTACCGTGCAGGCCAGCAACCCCGAAACAACCCGCTACAATGTAAACGCCAGTTTGAGCGGTAATGGCAACAACGCCAACGTTACCGGTTATTACCTGGCGCAGGATACTACCAATGCCCTGAACTTAACGGCTACGATTGGCAGCATAAACATGGCTATGGTCGAAGGATTTAGCGCCGGCATGTTAAAACGGGTATCGGGTAACGTAGGCGGCAATTTTACCATTACGGGTAGCACCAGTAAACCGGTCATCCGAGGAGCTGCCACCTTTAACAATGCCGCGTTTACGGTAGCCATGTACAATTCGGCTTACCGCTTAGTTAACGAAACTATCTCCTTCAACGAAGAAGGCATCCGGTTTAATAATTTCACTATTCTCGATTCCCTGAATAACAAAGCCGTTATTTCCGGCGCGGTATATACTCCGGATTACGTGTATTATCGTTTTGATTTAACCGCTACTACCGATGATTTTCTGGCGATAAATTCCAACGAAAAGAATTACCAGTTGTATTACGGCAAACTGATTCTGGATAGCCGCACCCGGATTCAAGGCGATATCAACACGCCTATTATTAATTCCGATGTAACCGTGGTAGATG
- a CDS encoding methyltransferase family protein, protein MVTIGNFFFKYRNLLFIFLYLALFIPSPDIFTPENFGENYYWWPIIIGLVVTITGQAIRGATIGLAYIIRGGKDKKVYAEKLVTEGIFNHCRNPLYVGNILMLLGVGILSNSLIYVGILIPLFLFIYQAIVLAEENFLRNKFGAQFDAYCQRVNRWIPNLNGISKTFEGMHFNANRWILKEYNTQFVWLVGITLILLFKYPQLTNSSEDTRNNLLFVILPVLLIIYLFVKYLKKTGKMVA, encoded by the coding sequence ATGGTAACCATAGGTAATTTCTTTTTTAAGTACCGTAACCTGCTTTTTATTTTTCTGTATTTAGCGCTGTTTATTCCGTCGCCGGATATTTTTACCCCGGAAAATTTCGGCGAGAATTATTATTGGTGGCCCATTATTATTGGCTTAGTGGTGACAATAACCGGTCAGGCTATCCGGGGAGCTACCATTGGTTTAGCGTACATAATCCGGGGCGGAAAAGACAAAAAAGTGTACGCCGAAAAGTTGGTTACCGAAGGTATTTTTAACCATTGCCGCAACCCGCTTTACGTAGGCAATATTCTAATGCTGCTTGGGGTAGGCATTTTATCGAACTCGCTTATTTACGTGGGTATTCTTATTCCGCTTTTCCTGTTTATTTATCAGGCCATTGTGCTGGCCGAAGAAAATTTCTTACGTAATAAATTCGGGGCGCAGTTTGATGCTTATTGCCAGCGCGTAAACCGCTGGATTCCCAACTTAAATGGAATAAGCAAAACCTTTGAAGGCATGCATTTTAACGCGAACCGCTGGATTTTAAAAGAATACAACACCCAATTTGTATGGTTGGTGGGTATTACTTTAATTCTTTTGTTTAAGTATCCGCAGTTAACCAACTCCAGCGAAGACACCCGCAATAATTTGCTTTTTGTTATTTTACCGGTATTATTAATAATTTATCTTTTTGTAAAGTACCTGAAAAAAACGGGCAAAATGGTAGCTTAA
- the cmoA gene encoding carboxy-S-adenosyl-L-methionine synthase CmoA, producing MLHGFRSKKEKDEVFKEEINKVSDFKFSAKVAGVFDDMVNRSVPFYGEMQRMIAELAADFVQPGTNVYDLGCSTGTTMIGMNTLIPPDIKFIGVDDAVEMLEKCDSKLKEAGFERPYDLQVADLNVNVDIQNASVVVLCLTLQFVRPIFREKLVKTILSGLVPGGVLILVEKILAEDSVFNREFIKYYYNHKRRNQYSELEISQKREALENVLIPYKLSENIHMLRDAGFGHCEVFFKWYNFSGLIAVKN from the coding sequence ATTTTACATGGATTCAGAAGTAAAAAAGAAAAGGACGAAGTTTTTAAAGAAGAGATTAATAAAGTTTCTGACTTTAAATTCAGCGCAAAAGTGGCCGGCGTATTCGATGATATGGTAAACCGGTCGGTGCCGTTTTACGGCGAAATGCAGCGCATGATTGCCGAACTTGCCGCCGACTTTGTGCAACCCGGTACCAATGTCTACGATTTAGGTTGTTCTACCGGTACCACCATGATTGGCATGAACACGTTAATACCGCCGGATATTAAATTTATTGGGGTGGATGATGCGGTAGAAATGCTGGAAAAATGCGACTCTAAATTAAAAGAAGCCGGCTTTGAGCGGCCTTATGATTTGCAGGTAGCCGATTTAAACGTAAACGTAGATATTCAGAATGCTTCGGTAGTTGTGCTGTGTTTAACTTTGCAGTTTGTGCGGCCTATTTTCCGGGAAAAACTGGTAAAAACCATTCTATCGGGCTTAGTACCCGGCGGCGTTTTAATTCTGGTAGAAAAAATTCTGGCCGAAGATAGCGTATTTAACCGCGAGTTTATCAAGTATTATTATAATCACAAACGCCGTAACCAATATAGTGAGTTAGAGATTTCGCAGAAACGCGAAGCTTTAGAAAATGTATTAATTCCTTACAAACTATCCGAAAATATCCACATGCTGCGCGACGCTGGCTTCGGCCATTGCGAAGTATTTTTTAAATGGTATAATTTCTCGGGCTTAATTGCCGTAAAAAATTAA
- a CDS encoding APC family permease, with translation MAENTTGFKREIKLFDAIMIVTGGMIGSGIFIVSADIARLVGSAGWLLLVWLLSGFITIIAALSYGELSSMFPNVGGQYVYLREAYNKMVAFLYGWTLFLVIQTGVIAAVAMAFARFTGVFLPWFSETNVLFTVGSFSFTTVQLLAVSVLLLLNFINARGVKSGKWIANIFSSTKILALLALIVLGVAFGMNADVVQANFSNFWQAQQVTANSTAPLPLAGSGLLIAIGLAMIGSMFSSDCWNVIGFSGDEIVNPKRTIVLSMVIGTIVVTVLYALVNVVYLLVLPLQGSPEGATVLSRGIQFAADDRVGTAVAEAVGGPKATLFIAFLIMVSTFGCINTVMLSGARVYYTIARDGLFFPQLARLNKNGVPAVALHCQTAWACLLCVSGKYGDMLNYVMFAVLLFYIITIIGIFILRRTQPERPRPYRALGYPVLPAIYVVLTSGICLVLLLFQPAYAGAGLILVGLGVPVYYIFRKQFKEIPVVH, from the coding sequence ATGGCAGAAAACACGACAGGTTTTAAAAGAGAAATAAAATTATTCGACGCAATTATGATAGTAACCGGGGGCATGATTGGCTCCGGAATTTTTATTGTTAGCGCCGACATTGCGCGGCTGGTAGGTTCGGCGGGTTGGTTATTGTTAGTTTGGCTGCTGTCCGGTTTTATTACCATTATTGCGGCCCTGAGTTACGGCGAGCTTTCGTCTATGTTCCCGAATGTGGGCGGACAGTACGTGTACCTGCGCGAAGCCTACAACAAAATGGTAGCTTTCCTCTACGGCTGGACTCTTTTTCTGGTAATTCAAACGGGAGTAATTGCAGCGGTCGCCATGGCTTTTGCCCGTTTCACAGGGGTATTCTTACCTTGGTTTTCGGAAACGAATGTTTTATTTACCGTGGGTAGTTTTTCGTTTACCACCGTGCAATTATTAGCGGTTAGCGTGTTGCTGTTGCTTAATTTTATAAATGCGCGCGGCGTAAAAAGTGGGAAATGGATTGCTAATATTTTCAGTAGTACTAAAATTCTGGCTTTGCTGGCCCTGATTGTTTTAGGCGTTGCGTTTGGCATGAATGCCGACGTAGTACAGGCTAATTTCAGTAATTTTTGGCAGGCGCAACAAGTAACCGCCAACTCTACCGCTCCCCTACCTTTAGCCGGCTCCGGTTTATTAATTGCCATTGGCCTGGCCATGATTGGTTCTATGTTCTCGAGCGATTGCTGGAACGTGATTGGTTTTTCGGGCGATGAAATTGTAAATCCCAAGCGTACTATTGTGCTGAGTATGGTAATCGGTACCATTGTCGTAACGGTATTGTACGCCCTGGTAAATGTAGTTTACTTGTTGGTATTGCCCTTGCAAGGCTCGCCGGAAGGCGCTACCGTACTAAGCCGCGGCATTCAGTTTGCTGCCGACGACCGGGTAGGAACGGCCGTCGCCGAAGCGGTAGGCGGGCCTAAAGCTACCTTGTTCATTGCTTTTTTAATAATGGTCTCTACGTTTGGCTGCATCAATACCGTTATGCTTTCCGGAGCCCGCGTTTATTACACCATTGCCCGCGATGGTTTGTTTTTTCCGCAGTTAGCCCGTTTAAATAAAAACGGCGTACCGGCCGTAGCCTTGCATTGCCAAACCGCCTGGGCCTGTTTATTGTGCGTTTCGGGCAAGTACGGCGACATGTTAAATTACGTCATGTTTGCGGTGCTGCTTTTTTACATTATTACCATTATCGGTATTTTTATTCTGCGCCGGACGCAACCTGAGCGACCCCGGCCTTACCGGGCTTTGGGTTATCCCGTTCTTCCGGCTATTTACGTGGTTCTTACTTCCGGCATTTGCCTGGTGTTATTATTGTTTCAGCCGGCGTATGCGGGGGCCGGTTTAATTCTGGTTGGTTTAGGTGTGCCGGTGTATTATATTTTCCGGAAGCAGTTTAAAGAAATTCCGGTCGTTCATTAA